One genomic region from Armatimonadota bacterium encodes:
- a CDS encoding sodium:alanine symporter family protein: MEAYSIEKFLDWLNSYLWGPPMLILLIGTHLYLTFRLKIIQRFTPLAIKLSLCKSREGEGDVSQFGALTTALAATIGTGNIVGVATAVALGGPGAILWTWLTGVFGIATKYSEALLAVKYRVRTPDGRMIGGPMYALERGLGMKWAAVLFSIFTAIAAFGIGNMVQSNSISHMANEVAGVPFWITGMILTILTGTVILGGIKSIARVCEALVPFMVIFYVLGCIIILGIGYSNIPSSVALIIKSAFTGKAAAGGFAGATVMMAARYGVARGLFSNESGLGSAPIVAATAQTKNPVRQALVSSTGTFWDTVVVCLMTGLVLVNTGVWQTGLQGAALTKQSFHHIPIVGPIVLTVGLFVFVFSTILGWSYYGEKAVEYLFGSRAILPYRTLWVGAVMLGSVTTLKVVWSFADAANALMAIPNLAALILLSGVVVGETRKYLWERNLELVAEDEPAVSLAEISANS, encoded by the coding sequence ATGGAAGCTTATAGCATTGAAAAGTTTCTAGACTGGCTGAACAGCTACTTGTGGGGGCCTCCAATGCTGATTCTTCTAATTGGCACCCACTTGTACTTAACTTTCCGCCTTAAAATCATCCAGAGGTTCACTCCGCTAGCAATTAAACTATCTTTATGCAAGTCGCGAGAAGGCGAGGGAGACGTGAGCCAATTTGGTGCGCTAACAACTGCACTCGCGGCCACTATTGGCACAGGAAATATCGTTGGCGTCGCAACAGCAGTTGCCTTGGGCGGTCCAGGGGCTATTCTTTGGACCTGGTTGACTGGCGTGTTCGGCATCGCAACAAAGTACTCAGAGGCTCTGCTTGCTGTTAAATATCGCGTTCGGACCCCTGATGGAAGGATGATTGGCGGCCCAATGTACGCTCTGGAACGCGGTTTGGGAATGAAATGGGCTGCAGTGCTCTTTTCCATATTTACAGCAATCGCAGCCTTTGGAATCGGAAATATGGTCCAATCTAACTCGATATCACATATGGCAAATGAGGTCGCGGGAGTACCATTTTGGATTACCGGAATGATTCTAACAATTCTGACAGGAACTGTAATTTTGGGTGGCATAAAATCAATTGCTCGCGTATGCGAAGCACTTGTACCATTCATGGTAATCTTTTATGTACTTGGCTGCATAATCATTCTAGGAATAGGTTATTCTAATATACCTAGCTCAGTCGCATTAATAATCAAATCGGCATTTACGGGAAAGGCAGCCGCAGGAGGATTTGCAGGAGCTACCGTAATGATGGCGGCAAGATATGGTGTCGCACGGGGTCTTTTCTCAAACGAATCTGGCCTTGGCTCTGCTCCAATAGTGGCGGCCACAGCACAAACAAAGAACCCTGTACGTCAGGCTCTTGTCTCTTCCACTGGTACGTTTTGGGACACGGTTGTCGTATGTTTGATGACAGGCTTGGTGCTCGTAAACACAGGAGTTTGGCAAACCGGGCTCCAGGGTGCGGCACTCACAAAGCAATCCTTCCATCACATTCCTATAGTAGGACCAATTGTATTGACTGTTGGCCTATTTGTTTTCGTATTCTCTACGATTCTTGGGTGGTCATACTACGGTGAGAAAGCCGTGGAATATCTTTTTGGCAGCCGAGCAATTTTACCGTATAGAACATTATGGGTCGGAGCCGTAATGCTAGGATCAGTAACAACACTCAAGGTTGTATGGAGCTTTGCAGACGCGGCAAATGCCCTAATGGCAATTCCAAATCTTGCTGCTCTTATTCTTTTAAGCGGTGTGGTGGTTGGTGAGACACGAAAGTATTTATGGGAGAGAAATCTAGAATTAGTTGCTGAGGACGAACCTGCAGTATCGTTAGCCGAAATCAGTGCAAATAGTTAA
- the queC gene encoding 7-cyano-7-deazaguanine synthase QueC, translating to MNSNSIHNPRAVVLISGGLDSATAAAIAKAEGYELFGITFAYGQRHSKEIISAKKVGELLGCVRHITIEFDLRRWGGSALTDDIEVPLDRQKPEILSEIPITYVPARNTIFLSFALSYAEVVGADTIVIGVNQLDYSGYPDCREDYLRKFEEMANLATKAGREGHRFRIYAPLLHMTKGEIIRRGVELGVDYSLTWSCYLGQEKPCGRCDSCLLRAEGFREAGVNDPLVAP from the coding sequence ATGAACTCAAACAGTATTCATAATCCCAGGGCCGTGGTTCTCATTTCAGGTGGTTTGGATAGCGCAACGGCAGCGGCGATTGCAAAAGCGGAGGGTTATGAACTTTTTGGCATAACTTTCGCATATGGCCAGCGCCACTCGAAGGAGATTATAAGTGCAAAAAAAGTCGGCGAATTGCTTGGTTGTGTTCGCCACATCACAATAGAATTCGACTTGCGCCGATGGGGTGGAAGTGCCCTAACAGATGATATTGAGGTTCCACTCGACCGTCAAAAACCTGAGATATTGTCAGAGATTCCTATTACCTATGTTCCAGCGCGAAATACAATATTTTTGTCTTTCGCTTTGAGTTACGCTGAAGTAGTCGGCGCGGATACTATCGTAATAGGCGTTAATCAGCTAGATTATAGCGGCTATCCCGATTGCAGGGAAGACTATCTGCGGAAGTTCGAAGAGATGGCGAACCTAGCCACGAAAGCGGGCAGAGAGGGCCATCGGTTTCGCATTTATGCTCCCCTTCTTCATATGACGAAGGGCGAAATAATAAGACGTGGAGTTGAGCTTGGGGTTGACTATTCGCTAACTTGGAGTTGCTATCTCGGCCAGGAAAAGCCTTGCGGCAGGTGCGATTCTTGCCTCCTGCGTGCCGAAGGTTTTCGTGAGGCTGGAGTCAATGACCCACTAGTGGCGCCTTAA